The following are encoded in a window of Gossypium raimondii isolate GPD5lz chromosome 13, ASM2569854v1, whole genome shotgun sequence genomic DNA:
- the LOC105782366 gene encoding uncharacterized protein LOC105782366 isoform X1, whose translation MKYLLLIPIPIISLALLSAVDCASNGVGEWQILTKLNYSSQIRRHPHTLLLVTVPWCGESRSLMREVSRLVVDKSTEFDSLKFMLIHRNMEKTLADSIGASDGITVLYYDHSVSYKYQGKLRARNILNSIHPYISVASPEELPLKPLNSQEELEMFLNSTDKALILAEFCGWSPKLVDKVKNNGTGTDLTLKEVGSGMLKCDVENGIGGIPWITGFSMVDDQVSLTESENMELGLGLNCTLKEYKQFDSFFSKLIPVRREFLVSQERLRFGLISNTSLVSSLGVEDSGTWMAVLYFKGCPGCSKVIKDEEELKNALMTDNSVVRELEFVGQDLPLALPGNRPSVILFVDRSSQTSETRRKSREALDAFREVALHHQISDWVSSQNTDHKEKSSLLAYKGTTGHPSLQLSETAQKIKLKDRMSFMIINEGKHVALDNLASDFQGKSLQEILTYLLQRKKESKLSSLAKELGFRLLSEDLDIKTAQEVPSQIEGQSNDVSPSPSQKVSLIDIVDPHSIPMESESGLVSEEKPKSIGVEVEASSQYKEDEEISSDKSKLFISIETDKLLEGLQLDIAGDLKAKEKISSEIDKSGEQEPHVLEFNGSFFLCDDNSRLLESLTGGLTIPSLVLVDPGSQHHYVYPEEAIFSYFSISKFLLDYLNGSLVPYQRSVPPVHSPRESTSPPFVNLDFHEMDSIPQVMMHTLSKLVFGSNGSNSGTSAHARSEDVVVLFSSNWCGFCQRMELVVREVYRAITGYMKMMKSASGKEQTVFDADNSMNNMKLPLIYLMDCTLNDCSLILKSVNQREVYPALMLFPAETEAVISYNGDVSVANIIKFIAHHGSNSHHLYGEKGILLTTAEAVKNQAILPDSSGVSANEEGQFPKDKFHEVILKNQNPKRVAYSKYNGGKSRSPMSVGSHKATFKVVVGSILTATDKLLEVIPFDNSKIIIVKVDEETGFQGLIFNKQIRWDALDELEEGLEFLKEAPVSFGGPVLRRGMPFVTLSRRVSEVQYVEVLPGIYFLDQFATVANIEKLKAGNQSMSDYWFFFGYTGWGWHQLIQEIREGAWTVSDDNESLDWPLN comes from the exons ATGAAGTACTTGTTGTTGATCCCGATTCCGATAATTTCACTCGCGCTGTTATCAGCCGTTGATTGCGCTTCAAACGGCGTAGGGGAATGGCAGATCCTCACCAAACTGAACTACTCTTCTCAGATCCGTCGCCACCCTCACACCCTCCTCCTCGTCACCGTCCCAT GGTGCGGCGAGTCCCGGTCCCTTATGAGGGAAGTGTCCCGATTGGTTGTAGATAAGTCAACGGAGTTTGACtctttgaaatttatgttaattCATAGGAACATGGAGAAAACGTTGGCCGATTCCATTGGTGCTTCGGATGGGATAACGGTTCTTTATTATGATCACTCCGTATCGTATAAGTACCAAGGGAAGCTTCGAGCTCGAAATATATTAAACTCTATTCATCCTTATATATCAGTTGCTTCACCTGAAGAACTTCCTTTAAAGCCCCTTAATTCTCAGGAGGAACTGGAAATGTTTCTAAACTCAACTGACAAAGCTTTGATTTTAGCTGAATTTTGCGGTTGGTCACCCAAGTTAGTCGATAAGGTGAAAAACAATGGGACTGGAACTGATTTGACGCTTAAG GAAGTGGGAAGTGGGATGCTGAAATGTGATGTGGAAAATGGGATCGGTGGGATTCCTTGGATTACTGGGTTTAGCATGGTAGATGACCAAGTGTCTTTAACGGAGAGTGAAAATATGGAACTTGGTCTTGGGTTGAACTGTACCTTAAAAGAGTATAAgcaatttgattcatttttctCGAAGTTGATTCCTGTTAGACGAGAGTTCTTAGTTTCTCAAGAAAGACTTAGATTTGGGTTGATTTCTAATACATCATTGGTGTCGTCTCTTGGCGTTGAAGATTCTGGTACATGGATGGCAGTGCTGTACTTCAAAGGATGCCCTGGCTGTTCAAAGGTTATTAAAGATGAGGAAGAGCTCAAGAATGCCCTCATGACAGACAATTCAGTTGTTCGCGAG CTAGAATTTGTTGGCCAAGATCTTCCGCTTGCTTTACCTGGAAATAGGCCATCAGTAATTCTTTTTGTGGATAGATCATCTCAGACATCAGAAACTAGAAGAAAAAGTAGGGAAGCTCTTGATGCGTTTAGAGAAGTAGCACTTCACCACCAGATATCAGATTGGGTGAGTTCACAAAATACTGATCATAAAGAAAAGTCATCACTCCTAGCTTATAAGGGTACAACAGGACATCCAAGCCTACAGCTTTCTGAAACTGCTCAGAAGATTAAGTTGAAGGATAGGATGTCATTCATGATTATAAATGAGGGTAAGCATGTTGCTCTGGATAATTTAGCTTCAGATTTTCAAGGTAAATCTTTGCAAGAGATCTTAACTTATCTTCTTCAGAGAAAGAAGGAATCGAAATTGAGTTCACTTGCAAAGGAATTAGGCTTTCGTCTTTTATCAGAGGATCTTGACATCAAAACAGCCCAGGAAGTACCATCACAAATAGAAGGCCAATCTAATGATGTCTCACCATCACCATCCCAGAAAGTTTCTTTAATTGATATTGTTGATCCACACAGTATACCAATGGAAAGTGAGTCTGGTTTGGTGAGTGaggaaaaaccaaaatcaattgGTGTGGAAGTTGAAGCTTCTTCTCAATACAAGGAGGATGAGGAAATTTCTTCCGATAAAAGTAAACTTTTCATATCTATAGAAACTGACAAACTTTTGGAAGGTCTTCAGCTTGATATAGCGGGGGATTTGAAGGCAAAAGAGAAAATTTCTTCAGAGATAGACAAGTCTGGGGAACAAGAACCTCATGTTCTAGAGTTTAATGGTTCTTTTTTCTTATGTGATGATAACTCTCGGCTACTTGAATCTTTGACTGGTGGGTTAACAATTCCGTCGTTGGTTTTAGTTGATCCTGGGTCTCAGCACCATTATGTCTACCCTGAAGAGGCAATTTTCagttatttttcaatttctaaatttcttcTTGACTATCTTAATGGAAGTCTTGTTCCATATCAACGCTCTGTGCCCCCTGTCCACAGCCCCAGGGAGTCTACTTCTCCTCCATTTGTTAATCTCGATTTTCATGAAATGGATTCCATCCCTCAAGTTATGATGCATACATTGTCCAAGCTTGTTTTCGGGTCTAACGGATCTAACAGTGGAACTTCCGCCCATGCTCGCAGTGAGGATGTTGTGGTACTTTTTAGTAGTAATTGGTGTGGCTTTTGCCAGAGAATGGAGTTGGTTGTTCGTGAAGTATATCGGGCCATAACGGGttacatgaaaatgatgaagagTGCCTCTGGGAAAGAGCAAACAGTGTTTGATGCTG ACAACTCGATGAATAATATGAAACTTCCACTCATCTACCTGATGGATTGCACATTGAACGACTGCagtttaatcctaaaatcagtAAACCAG AGGGAAGTTTATCCTGCTCTGATGTTATTCCCAGCTGAAACTGAAGCAGTTATCTCTTACAATGGAGATGTGTCAGTAGCTAATATAATCAAGTTTATAGCTCATCATGGAAGTAATTCCCATCATCTCTATGGTGAGAAAG GAATTTTATTGACGACCGCTGAAGCTGTGAAGAATCAGGCTATACTCCCGGATTCTTCTGGAGTTTCAGCTAATGAAGAAGGTCAATTTCCAAAGGACAAATTTCATGAAGTTATATTGAAAAATCAGAACCCAAAACGAGTTGCCTATTCGAAATACAACGGGGGCAAGTCGAGGTCGCCCATGTCAGTTGGCTCACATAAAGCAACATTCAAGGTGGTTGTCGGTTCAATCCTTACTGCCACCGATAAACTTCTCGAGGTCATCCCATTCGATAACTCAAAGATTATCATTGTGAAGGTGGATGAAGAAACTGGATTTCAGGGTTTGATATTTAACAAGCAAATCAGATGGGATGCTCTAGATGAACTCGAAGAAGGGTTAGAGTTCCTAAAAGAGGCTCCTGTGTCTTTCGGAGGCCCGGTTTTAAGACGTGGGATGCCCTTTGTTACTTTAAGTAGGAGAGTTAGTGAAGTGCAGTACGTTGAAGTACTTCCAGGTATCTACTTCCTTGACCAATTTGCCACGGTTGCTAATATCGAAAAGCTAAAGGCTGGAAATCAGTCGATGAGCGACTACTGGTTTTTCTTTGGTTACACGGGTTGGGGCTGGCACCAACTGATTCAGGAGATTAGGGAAGGTGCTTGGACTGTAAGCGATGATAATGAGAGCTTAGATTGGCCGTTGAATTGA
- the LOC105782366 gene encoding uncharacterized protein LOC105782366 isoform X2 translates to MLKCDVENGIGGIPWITGFSMVDDQVSLTESENMELGLGLNCTLKEYKQFDSFFSKLIPVRREFLVSQERLRFGLISNTSLVSSLGVEDSGTWMAVLYFKGCPGCSKVIKDEEELKNALMTDNSVVRELEFVGQDLPLALPGNRPSVILFVDRSSQTSETRRKSREALDAFREVALHHQISDWVSSQNTDHKEKSSLLAYKGTTGHPSLQLSETAQKIKLKDRMSFMIINEGKHVALDNLASDFQGKSLQEILTYLLQRKKESKLSSLAKELGFRLLSEDLDIKTAQEVPSQIEGQSNDVSPSPSQKVSLIDIVDPHSIPMESESGLVSEEKPKSIGVEVEASSQYKEDEEISSDKSKLFISIETDKLLEGLQLDIAGDLKAKEKISSEIDKSGEQEPHVLEFNGSFFLCDDNSRLLESLTGGLTIPSLVLVDPGSQHHYVYPEEAIFSYFSISKFLLDYLNGSLVPYQRSVPPVHSPRESTSPPFVNLDFHEMDSIPQVMMHTLSKLVFGSNGSNSGTSAHARSEDVVVLFSSNWCGFCQRMELVVREVYRAITGYMKMMKSASGKEQTVFDADNSMNNMKLPLIYLMDCTLNDCSLILKSVNQREVYPALMLFPAETEAVISYNGDVSVANIIKFIAHHGSNSHHLYGEKGILLTTAEAVKNQAILPDSSGVSANEEGQFPKDKFHEVILKNQNPKRVAYSKYNGGKSRSPMSVGSHKATFKVVVGSILTATDKLLEVIPFDNSKIIIVKVDEETGFQGLIFNKQIRWDALDELEEGLEFLKEAPVSFGGPVLRRGMPFVTLSRRVSEVQYVEVLPGIYFLDQFATVANIEKLKAGNQSMSDYWFFFGYTGWGWHQLIQEIREGAWTVSDDNESLDWPLN, encoded by the exons ATGCTGAAATGTGATGTGGAAAATGGGATCGGTGGGATTCCTTGGATTACTGGGTTTAGCATGGTAGATGACCAAGTGTCTTTAACGGAGAGTGAAAATATGGAACTTGGTCTTGGGTTGAACTGTACCTTAAAAGAGTATAAgcaatttgattcatttttctCGAAGTTGATTCCTGTTAGACGAGAGTTCTTAGTTTCTCAAGAAAGACTTAGATTTGGGTTGATTTCTAATACATCATTGGTGTCGTCTCTTGGCGTTGAAGATTCTGGTACATGGATGGCAGTGCTGTACTTCAAAGGATGCCCTGGCTGTTCAAAGGTTATTAAAGATGAGGAAGAGCTCAAGAATGCCCTCATGACAGACAATTCAGTTGTTCGCGAG CTAGAATTTGTTGGCCAAGATCTTCCGCTTGCTTTACCTGGAAATAGGCCATCAGTAATTCTTTTTGTGGATAGATCATCTCAGACATCAGAAACTAGAAGAAAAAGTAGGGAAGCTCTTGATGCGTTTAGAGAAGTAGCACTTCACCACCAGATATCAGATTGGGTGAGTTCACAAAATACTGATCATAAAGAAAAGTCATCACTCCTAGCTTATAAGGGTACAACAGGACATCCAAGCCTACAGCTTTCTGAAACTGCTCAGAAGATTAAGTTGAAGGATAGGATGTCATTCATGATTATAAATGAGGGTAAGCATGTTGCTCTGGATAATTTAGCTTCAGATTTTCAAGGTAAATCTTTGCAAGAGATCTTAACTTATCTTCTTCAGAGAAAGAAGGAATCGAAATTGAGTTCACTTGCAAAGGAATTAGGCTTTCGTCTTTTATCAGAGGATCTTGACATCAAAACAGCCCAGGAAGTACCATCACAAATAGAAGGCCAATCTAATGATGTCTCACCATCACCATCCCAGAAAGTTTCTTTAATTGATATTGTTGATCCACACAGTATACCAATGGAAAGTGAGTCTGGTTTGGTGAGTGaggaaaaaccaaaatcaattgGTGTGGAAGTTGAAGCTTCTTCTCAATACAAGGAGGATGAGGAAATTTCTTCCGATAAAAGTAAACTTTTCATATCTATAGAAACTGACAAACTTTTGGAAGGTCTTCAGCTTGATATAGCGGGGGATTTGAAGGCAAAAGAGAAAATTTCTTCAGAGATAGACAAGTCTGGGGAACAAGAACCTCATGTTCTAGAGTTTAATGGTTCTTTTTTCTTATGTGATGATAACTCTCGGCTACTTGAATCTTTGACTGGTGGGTTAACAATTCCGTCGTTGGTTTTAGTTGATCCTGGGTCTCAGCACCATTATGTCTACCCTGAAGAGGCAATTTTCagttatttttcaatttctaaatttcttcTTGACTATCTTAATGGAAGTCTTGTTCCATATCAACGCTCTGTGCCCCCTGTCCACAGCCCCAGGGAGTCTACTTCTCCTCCATTTGTTAATCTCGATTTTCATGAAATGGATTCCATCCCTCAAGTTATGATGCATACATTGTCCAAGCTTGTTTTCGGGTCTAACGGATCTAACAGTGGAACTTCCGCCCATGCTCGCAGTGAGGATGTTGTGGTACTTTTTAGTAGTAATTGGTGTGGCTTTTGCCAGAGAATGGAGTTGGTTGTTCGTGAAGTATATCGGGCCATAACGGGttacatgaaaatgatgaagagTGCCTCTGGGAAAGAGCAAACAGTGTTTGATGCTG ACAACTCGATGAATAATATGAAACTTCCACTCATCTACCTGATGGATTGCACATTGAACGACTGCagtttaatcctaaaatcagtAAACCAG AGGGAAGTTTATCCTGCTCTGATGTTATTCCCAGCTGAAACTGAAGCAGTTATCTCTTACAATGGAGATGTGTCAGTAGCTAATATAATCAAGTTTATAGCTCATCATGGAAGTAATTCCCATCATCTCTATGGTGAGAAAG GAATTTTATTGACGACCGCTGAAGCTGTGAAGAATCAGGCTATACTCCCGGATTCTTCTGGAGTTTCAGCTAATGAAGAAGGTCAATTTCCAAAGGACAAATTTCATGAAGTTATATTGAAAAATCAGAACCCAAAACGAGTTGCCTATTCGAAATACAACGGGGGCAAGTCGAGGTCGCCCATGTCAGTTGGCTCACATAAAGCAACATTCAAGGTGGTTGTCGGTTCAATCCTTACTGCCACCGATAAACTTCTCGAGGTCATCCCATTCGATAACTCAAAGATTATCATTGTGAAGGTGGATGAAGAAACTGGATTTCAGGGTTTGATATTTAACAAGCAAATCAGATGGGATGCTCTAGATGAACTCGAAGAAGGGTTAGAGTTCCTAAAAGAGGCTCCTGTGTCTTTCGGAGGCCCGGTTTTAAGACGTGGGATGCCCTTTGTTACTTTAAGTAGGAGAGTTAGTGAAGTGCAGTACGTTGAAGTACTTCCAGGTATCTACTTCCTTGACCAATTTGCCACGGTTGCTAATATCGAAAAGCTAAAGGCTGGAAATCAGTCGATGAGCGACTACTGGTTTTTCTTTGGTTACACGGGTTGGGGCTGGCACCAACTGATTCAGGAGATTAGGGAAGGTGCTTGGACTGTAAGCGATGATAATGAGAGCTTAGATTGGCCGTTGAATTGA
- the LOC105782368 gene encoding uncharacterized protein LOC105782368: MEPIPTESDHPSGEDFVHIDNPNPNAVDALSDSIVNVEKEEEEEEEEEAAAAAAAEEIRDEDNYDRNDGDVSRNERSDSSERRNVELPVEIARSVMVLSCESSAEGGNCDVYLVGTAHVSLESCREVEAVISYLKPQVVFLELCSSRVAVLTPQNLKVPTMAEMVDMWKKKHNMFGILYSWFLAKVASRLEVFPGSEFRVAFEEAMKYGGKVILGDRPVQVTLRRTWGKMPLWHKIKLLYSLLFQAVFLPSPEELNKMLKDMDDVDMLTLVIQEMSKEFPTLMETLVHERDQFMSSTLLRTASEHSSVVAVVGKGHLQGIKKYWRQPVLIDDLMTVPSKKPTVPTGKILVSLGIAAAGVAIASGIYLAGKK, encoded by the exons ATGGAGCCGATACCGACCGAATCGGATCACCCGAGTGGCGAGGATTTTGTGCACATCGACAACCCTAACCCTAATGCCGTGGACGCATTGAGCGATAGCATCGTGAACGTTgaaaaggaggaggaggaggaagaagaagaagaagcagcagcagcagcagcagcagaaGAGATCCGAGACGAGGATAATTACGACAGAAACGATGGCGATGTTTCTAGGAACGAAAGATCTGATTCCTCGGAGAGAAGGAATGTGGAGCTCCCGGTGGAGATTGCGAGGAGCGTGATGGTTCTCTCGTGCGAATCCTCAGCCGAGGGCGGCAATTGCGATGTGTACTTGGTTGGGACTGCGCATGTCTCCCTG GAATCGTGCAGAGAAGTTGAAGCTGTAATCAGTTATTTGAAACCACAG GTTGTTTTCTTGGAGTTATGCTCAAGCCGAGTTGCAGTGCTTACTCCACAAAATTTAAAG GTACCAACCATGGCAGAAATGGTAGATATGTGGAAGAAAAAGCATAACATGTTCGGTATCCTTTATAGCTGGTTTCTTGCTAAG GTTGCCAGCAGGCTTGAGGTTTTCCCTGGGTCTGAATTTCGTGTGGCATTTGAAGAAGCAATGAAGTATGGTGGCAAGGTGATTCTTGGTGATCGTCCTGTGCAG GTTACGTTGCGTAGAACCTGGGGGAAAATGCCACTTTGGCATAAGATTAAGTTACTGTATTCCTTACTTTTTCAAGCTGTCTTCTTGCCAAGCCCTGAAGAGCTTAACAAAATG CTGAAGGACATGGATGATGTTGACATGCTGACCCTTGTGATTCAAGAAATGAGCAAGGAATTCCCTACTCTAATGGAAACTCTTGTACATGAACGAGACCA GTTCATGTCATCCACATTACTAAGAACAGCGAGTGAGCATAGTTCAGTCGTTGCGGTCGTTGGTAAAGGCCACTTGCAAGGAATTAAGAAATATTGGAGGCAGCCTGTTTTGATAGATGATCTCATGACAGTTCCTTCAAAGAAACCGACAGTTCCAACCGGCAAAATTCTGGTATCGCTGGGCATTGCGGCTGCCGGTGTGGCTATCGCATCAGGTATCTATCTTGCAGGCAAGAAATAA